TAAATTTATCCTGCTAAATAAAAACTCATGATGCATACATAAGGTGGATTCGTTTGACTCTTGTTGACTCTTTCCGTGATGACATGCTTTCTCTGTTCAATGCATGCCattaaaaagagaaatatGAGATGATCGCTAAGTAATACACTTAcgatttctttcatttatcaACGATTCATGTTTCATATTACCGTAAAGGCTGTAAAAGCTGGCCACATCTTTCCAGCCCGACCAACATATGctcattattcatttaatgTATTTCTCATTGGACGTTACTTAAGATAGGTACTTACAGTGAATGGAAATCATTGCTAACTTTGGTTCAAAAAAtctatcaattttcaatttatacacaTGGGCACATACTCAGATTCATTGACGTTACATTGCAGAGTCGTACTATCAATGTACAGTTGACTACAGAAAAATCAAGTCCTGCTAAGAAAGTAGTAGCTGTCAAAGCAGAggctgttaaaaaaaatgcttcaaAAAGTGAAGAGGTAGGCAGGGAACTCAAGGAACGCAAACATGAAGACAACAAGCCAGTTGTTGCTAGGAAAGAAAAGGCTGTCAGCACTTTAAAAGctggaaaagaaaacaaggGAGAGTTGGTaaagaatcgaaaaaatttaaagaatcTTTCTCAGGAAAAGCCAGTTGACTTTGATGATGGTACGTATCTATCATTTACGTTAAAACAATATGATAATCAGGTAGAATATGCATAAACTGACGGTAGGAATAAGGGGAAaagctttttatttttgggaATTACAGGAAATTGGGAACCGGTTTCGAGAAAGGacaaaaagaacaagaaaaaagatgaagatACCCCATCCAAGAAAGttaaaaaggaaggaaaaaaggcTGCAGAGCTGATTACCAACGTAActaaaaaggaaaaggaacaGCCGGAAATTAAAGATAAAGTGGCCAAGGATACAGAAAATAAAGaactaaaagaaaaagataagcAAGAAGTTGTTCTTATACCAGTTACTGATGTTGAACCAGCGATTGAGACTCACGAAAACAAAGAGAAAGCCGATGAGTTAGAAAAGGTGAGAATTAGTGAGATAATTTAACGGCTGCTTAAAGGAAAGTGGAATAACTCGTTATTTCTATCATTATCAGCATTTGAAAAGTCGTTTATACATAGTAtgcaaataataatcaataagaAATAAGGGCATTATGTCAGGATCCAAAGGTTAAAACAGAGATAACATTATTGCTATCCTCACATTATTGACGCAGATTAAACATTCTTCAGAACAATCGCTTTGCAAGTCAGCAATATCAATCAGATTCAATGTAGGGAGTTTCTTGTTATCCAATGGTGTAATTTCAATCTGATTAATCCAAGACATTTCCACATGattatatatagataattAATGTGCATGCAAACTTGTTGATATATTGCTGGTGATATAGATTGAGAAGCCGAAGAAGCCCGAGAAACTCGAAAAAGTACAGAAATCAGAAAAGATAGAGAAATCTGAGAAgcctgaagaaaaaaagagtaGTAGTAAGCCCAAAAAGGTAAAAAAGGTTATTGGGAATGAAAACGCACTATCAGCTGATGTATCCTCTTCtgaaaaaccagaaaaaattatagaaaaattagaagaagaaaagaagacaaAAACTGAAACAGCAGAGGAAAagaaggttgaaaaaattgaagaaaacaacaaaGTGGTTTTTGACGAGTTGGGAGGTAAGgactgaaattaaaattaatacaaacTTTTCTGTATTACATTAAATCAGTACGGCTCTTCCTACTGCCTGAAGTATTTACTAATAGGTTAATGTATtggtacaattttttgtatagATGTGTGGACTGAGGCCAAGCCACAAAAGAAAAGCAAGAAGAAGACTCGTAAGGACAACTGAGAAGAACAGGGCCAAAGTATAACAGCATTCTCTATAGCAAAATTAACAATGAGAGCTGTTGCACAGCCGTGTTATTAGGTTGGACTGAGCAGGTGTGTCAATTCATCTAATCGTGAATCGCCTGCCTAAATCCTCCGCTCCACTGTACAAAGAACATTGGTTTGACTCATTTCTGTGGCGTCAATATGTCCCATTGTAGGACTCACTGCATCACCATCAAGTTGgaaatcaacatttttttaaatatactttCTTATCCATCAATAGCACATCATAAAGcatcattttcaatatctaATTATGGTGAGTTTGAGGTAATTGTTTCAGTAGTATCAAGTTAACAAAGCTCTCACTCAGCATGGAATGCTTTGACTGTacaattcatttgtttatGGTAACAAACATTTACGTGAAGTACATAACTTTGGAGTATATAGAGAAATTGGTAGGttttattacatttaaaaGCTTGCAAGAGTCTCGTTTGCATTGGTTACCTGCAAAGTTTAACATTAAatgcaattatttattattgcaaaaaaaaaaacctcgaaCTGTCTGTCGATAGGCAGTTAGAATCAGTCGTCCTTGTTTAAAAATGAGCGGAGTGTCCAACTTGCCTTGATTGTTGTTGAGCTTAGATCTCATCGTGGAACAAGACTTACGTAGCTTTGTTCTCAGCCAAATATTTCCAGAATTCAACATATTGGGCGTGTAGAAACTGTCAATCTGAAATGGgatgaaattgtgaaatgCTGATCGCATTTTGGATATATAAAACTGAGGTAATTTCAAGATTTGAGCTGTTTCTGAACAGAGTGTCCGACTGTAAAATCAAGATCAGCTGGCAACTACCTGTTGTATCTCGTGATTGTCGGCAAAATAAATCACATAGTTAATTCACGTATTTAATTACCAAACGTTACATTATCgcccatttatttttttgtgtaaTGGATATTTAGTTTAAATATTTGGCTGTTAACAAGCtgtatacataaaataatatatgaactttatacataaataaagaCACGTGTGTTTGTGTGCATGCGTATTCTTGTGTGTATGCGTGAGTGTGACGTTACATAATTGAGATGTGTACACGTGTAGGCTGGCTTTGGCAATAACTACTTTGCACGGTGTCTTACCTCCTTTTCTTGCTTTATGTAGAGTGCTGCAACTTATATTTTGTCATACATAGtaagaaaaagacaaaaaataaaaaaaagaatataagGAAAAATCGTAGAAGCTGATCCTGAAATACCTGCAAAAGCATAATGATGTatgtaattcaaaaaattcgcaCGGAAGTGTGTAAGCTAGaattattttatgataaagCAAACGATTCCGTATGCGTGTAATGAAATGGtgatatattttaaaaaatgataaatgtgAAGACAGTGCAACAATGTGATAACTGTACTTGATACCTGAAGCTCGTTACTTGAACATCctccaaaaatatttaattcaaaaaatattacttttaatgaaaaaatacgttcAACACATTTGCTGCGCTAGATTCTATACTGTTTGTCAATGTATCATAGAGTGTATAATGATTCCTGGTGTAGCAAATGtgttaattgtaatttttttaatttttgcctcagatatatttgataattcgaacttgatacatgaaaaagaaaatgttgaaacgtTGAAGCTGTAGCTTTAAATGACACTatgtacataatacatattatatgtgACTGTCGGTGTTCAATGTTTATACAGTATTTACATTCAAACTAAATTTGCCAAGTTGATTCCAACAGCTATTCTTGTTTATGTgccaaaaaattaaaacattcaaTTCCATCTCGTTCATTATTTCAGAGCAAAATTATGATTCTATTAAAATTGTTACACAACTACGAATTGCAGCTTTTTGAAACGGCTATAGCCAGCATTCctgatatttttgtaaatgcTAGTCCACAAAATTGCGTATAATGCATATAGATTCTGTTTTACGGTACATTGTAATGATTTTATAAAGATGGGCCTACGGCACAGTTGAGATTTGTATATTGTTATcactgttgttattattattattactacttttattattattactaatatattatagatatcatattttgaatattaaatttgtacatacaataatataatacttgTGACAAAATTACGTACATTCACAGCAAAAATGAACTTATTTATCAGGAGAAATGTGTAATCTTTTAGATGTTCGAATCACGATAAAACTTACATGCTTAATCTAAATACTTTCACTTTTTTGATATCCActgctttgaaaaaaaatatatattcttaCGAATATTCACGAGCTgattgcagattttttttatatgttgagattatcaaatattaaatatattcgtCGTCTTTTTGGTTTATCTTGTGGCCTTTAGTTGTTACAAACACTGAACGCCACAACATAATTGACTACTGAGTCTATGATATGCTATTTCAACTGAATATGTGTAGTGTTTGTTTCTAGATgtaatttatgaataatatttgtataaatgTGGCATTATATTAGTTATGGAAATGCAGCTCTGGAAATGCATTGGTAATCGGAATCTGTTCCGCAATGCCTTgatagaatgaaaattcaatttggtACCCACATGAATTAAGTTTTGTTGAGATAGATCGATAACCCTCGAAAATGTgtctattttatttctgtgaAAAATACCCTGAtcttttgtaattattatataactGAAATCAAGGAATCAGACCTGACCAGTCAATTTTTGGTCACTTTAAGAAAGGAAAGGCTACAGTAATATTTTAATATGTATTACTCCTAAATACGACCAACTATGTCTGTCAAGCTGCTGTCCATAGTCTTCCATTCCAACTAGCAAGCATAGCAACAACTATTTGTATGTGTGTTAAATGTAGTGCTATTTATGTCCTGCTTATAATACAAATATGTATCGTTAATAATATCTGATATAAGAGTCCACAAGGTAAAGTGGATAGTAAGAAGCAAAGAACGATGCTAATAACATTTTGTATCGTTGCAATCACCAGTTGTAGTTATACGGCCATATACTCGTTATGTTCGACACCGATACTCAAACGTAGATGATGTTAATAACGTTTTGTTAACCGGTCTGTCCAAAAATAGGAAGGCTCCTGTATCACTTTATACTTGCAAACCAGTAACTGCAAGATATGTGAGTGAATATGAGAACTTTTCAAtgataatacatatatttcaaattcccTGTAATGTAAAATTATTGGCGTAGCATACGATGCTTAGTTATTGTAAGAGAAATTCAGATGTAAATTAGTTTTCCCTGAAAAACTCTAATTGTTTGGGTTTTTTTGAATATGCACCTATACCAGATATAATCTGAATGAATGGGTACTGATACACAATgggtatatttatatctttaattggggaaaaaatatagaagaataaataatagGCACTAAATAGTGTCAGGGTCAAAATGAAATCAAGTTTTGGATTGTGAAAATCTTGTGAATTCAAAGAAATGGAATAAATCTATATTTTTCCAGCATTTGTGTAATGGCATTATATTCATTCAACAActctacaatttttaaattggtTTTCATATTCTCATCCTCGACTATGgtagattaatttttttttttttttttgttttccagaTAATAAGCTGAAAAGAATCAGCGCAATTTGGATTTATATGCAGAGCATActaatgaaatatatttatttcacaccACTGTGTACaatgtgtgaattttttgctCCGTCATTGGCTTGTAactgatttattattttactacaCTAGTTTGTCTTCTTCTTACATTTCCGTTTGaacttctttccttctttgGGTGAATTCTCAGTTGTTATATCTTTACTGTCATTCTTTCTACcacttttattcttttttttcgacttagAACGCACAAGTTTAGcctttttcgattttttttttggtttgtcCATTTTAGCAATAATAGCTGCAGTATCAGCTGATACTTGTATTTTTGATTGCTGAGGTGCTACTGTAACTCGTATGCAAGAATCATACAGTATGTCACCACAGGATTCTCCATAACAAAACTCTTCACCGCAATCTCCACACATTTTTACGCTGCTCTCGATTATTCCAGCTCTATTTTTGCTACGCCTAATTGGACTTGTGAAATTGTGTCGTTCCTTCGCAGCTGTTTTTATCTCCAACTTCCCCATATCAACCTTTAAAACAAGTCATCTGTGAgttgttattaataaatacTAATGGACGTTCAAGAGTCGTACtattgaatacatttttcgatAACTATTTATAGAATTTACCTAGTCAACTGCATGTGACAGATTTGAATTCACCTACCAGCCTGGAAAACATTTCCTCATCCTGACGTAACTTAGGACGAATTGGTGTTAGCATCCTCCAATCTATAGATACTTGTTGTAATTCAGCAAGATTGAGACCTCTCATGTCTGGTGGCACAGGGTCTCCGTAACCATATTCTTTTTCTATTGCTCTGAGCTCACGCTTTGTTGCACGCCAAGTGAAATCTTTGTCACGTACTTTTGAATCTTCTTTCTTTACCTATTAAAACACACTACATCATGATAAATGTATAACCACCACTACTGGTCCATTAGAGGGATTTCAGGGAGTACTGACTGCAATTTGTTCAAATCTTGTTAATAAGAACAGGGGGATTAATGTAAATCTTTTGGATAGGTTCTAATGATGAACTTTAGTATCAAAGAATTAACACTAGACCTTTTCAGATCTGATTTTATACTCTGGACAACGCTCAAGCAGTCTTCTAAACTCCTCTTGCGAATTGCAGGTTGCTTTGCTCAAATCTGGTATCAGATTGGCATCTTTCTTATCATCTCTAAGAAGATCGTCAAGCTGGAAAGCCATTACAACTAGGCTATACTCTGTAATATAAGAAAAGACACATTTGCTGTTATGAAAATgttcttttcctttcattttgcttccttaaacaaaaattttactactGTAATGGAAATAAACATAATGGTTtagaatttgttttattgGTGGATGGTTACTCAAACTCCGCACTCGGAGACACGAGACACCTCTGTGGGTCCCACTCCTTTTGTTTCATTGCGAGACCCTGTAAAATATTAGAGAATATGTAGTTGATTACAAATTACGTTCTGATTTGAATAATCTTGACAACATTTTACCCACATTTCGCAATGTTGTTAGCTGCAACAAAATTTCCCTGTTATACCAAGTATTCAACTTTTCGTTTCCTTCTTTAATCGACAAACTTCTTTcatcattaattatttcattcgattgcggcttgttttttttattatttttattattctcaataTGGATTTTTCCATTCTTATCTACTTTTAAAGGTACTATGGAATTAAGACTATCCATAGACAGATCCGCATCATAACTATCCAGTTTGATAGTTCGCCTCATTGTGTtacgattttttgattttaagtTGGTTGGTTTTCTCCGCTCAAGGGATGGAGATCTATTGAATGCAGACATAAACCAACGTATATTCGATACCAAATTGAACCaaactaataataaatacGTGATCGTACAAcagtaaattcaattaatttcatgtaaaatacaatgaaaatttacctAGAGCCATCATCACTTGAATCAAGTTGGCGTCTTCTCAATCTCAAGCGTCTTTGGTAGTGTGGATCTTTTTCACTCTGAGTCCGATAACGAGTACCCGGTCTGATAGAATCTTTGAATTAATGATATTTCTAAAACCTGCTCCATAGGTATACTGGACAAGTGCATACCCAGATAGTGAAATGAAAGTATACTGAAGCTGTAGATGAATTTCTACTATGAATGCAAACAAATATAGCAGTTTGAGCATGACGATACACTAAAGTGGAGACAATATTAGCACTTTTGATTTATTGCTGGCATATTATTAATAGTGTCCAATTAAAATTGAGCTTTAACCACATTTTTCTATCTGAGTAGAGGCTGATAGACAAATATGTGAAGTCTTTAAACTTTTTCAGGTGTATAGCAACTCACCGATTAGCATTCCAACGTGGTCTGGCTTCAAGAGATGAGCGTGATTGAGCTTTGGATCTAGACAAAGTCTTCATAGATAGCTCTTCAGTAAGAACAGTATTAGTAGATCTGTTAAAAGTCAAAAAAGCGTTgagcttgaaaaaattatatgtttTGCCAATACTTAATGacattttatattatgtaACATGTTTCCTTTATCAGCAAGACTTAAATGAATGTCTATACAAACTTTTCAATCTCTCTCCGGTTAGTATTCAATGATTCTTTGCGTTCCTTCATTGACATTTCCTTATATGGACAAGCATTATTATGCATGTCTTCTAAATCCGTTTGGGTGCCAAATTCTCTGGCGATAGTTGTCCTATATTTGCTGGGTGTCAGCAGTCTTGTATCCGTTGTTTTAGCATATCGATGCTGACTTGCATGTGATATGGTAGCAGGGCTGATGACGTTTGAAAGAGGAGTGTTACTGACGCTAAACAAATTCGGCACACTTTCAGACTTGGTAGGGGTTGGTGTAACGACTAGATTAACTTGTAAATTCGAAGCATTCAAAATTTCTGGATCTTGTAGCCGGCCACTTAGTACAATGGCAATTTCTGAGCTAACTGGAAGTTGTATTGTATTTACTTTCGGTTCTTGGATATTGTTATACAAGCTACTTTCCTTGCCAGAAATATACTCCGAAGAATGACTAAGTTCTTTATTCTCTCGTTTAAGATAGTATCCATCATTTACTGATTGTGTATTCTCTGTGACAGGTGAatggtcaaattttttctcagagaTCTGGTTTGGGCATATTTCTGATTGCATTGCAGGTTCAGCGGCAtctacatttatattattttcatcctttccAAGATTCAACATATTGTTGTGTTTTCTACGGtacttcttctcttctttagCCAAGCGTTCGGCTGCCTCAAGCACCTGACGCATAGCCTCTGCTTTTTTGTGCTCGGTGTCTTCTTTCTCCTTAAATTTCCTCTGTTCTTCTTCAAATCTGTAGCCATatcaaggaagaaaaaggaagtCGGTATTTTCAATACTGATACAAATAATATGCGGAAAGGAACCACTCGTGCTGTAGAATCACAAAATAAAGCAACAAAATGCCATGAAACATACCTTTGTTTctctttgtctctctctcgtttGATTCTTTCTTCTTCGGCTTGTTCCTCCATCAACCTCTGCTGTTTTTCCTCCTTTCTTTGTCGATCTCGTTCTTCAAGCTGGTGCTTGATGGCATTTTGCAATTCTAAGGCCTTCTGTCTCTTAACTTCACGCTCTTGTAACACACCATCATCCAAGGGGACATTTTGTCCTCGAAGATAGGTTTTGTTAGAATCTGGTCCGGCTGAACTAGTTGTGGAGCTATCAGGGCTACTTGCACTTTCATGATTTATTACCAGCACCTGTGTGATAATTAgtcatgaaaaattgattatcaaAGCATGGTTACAGG
This is a stretch of genomic DNA from Neodiprion fabricii isolate iyNeoFabr1 chromosome 2, iyNeoFabr1.1, whole genome shotgun sequence. It encodes these proteins:
- the LOC124176267 gene encoding uncharacterized protein LOC124176267 encodes the protein MKGKEHFHNSKCVFSYITEYSLVVMAFQLDDLLRDDKKDANLIPDLSKATCNSQEEFRRLLERCPEYKIRSEKVKKEDSKVRDKDFTWRATKRELRAIEKEYGYGDPVPPDMRGLNLAELQQVSIDWRMLTPIRPKLRQDEEMFSRLVDMGKLEIKTAAKERHNFTSPIRRSKNRAGIIESSVKMCGDCGEEFCYGESCGDILYDSCIRVTVAPQQSKIQVSADTAAIIAKMDKPKKKSKKAKLVRSKSKKKNKSGRKNDSKDITTENSPKEGKKFKRKCKKKTN
- the LOC124176264 gene encoding axoneme-associated protein mst101(2)-like yields the protein MDVDALLQHSQYAIPIGIVLACAILVFVFGFKNAEQPPFAQLTSGSDVDRKPAGKKRNKIKEKSRTINVQLTTEKSSPAKKVVAVKAEAVKKNASKSEEVGRELKERKHEDNKPVVARKEKAVSTLKAGKENKGELVKNRKNLKNLSQEKPVDFDDGNWEPVSRKDKKNKKKDEDTPSKKVKKEGKKAAELITNVTKKEKEQPEIKDKVAKDTENKELKEKDKQEVVLIPVTDVEPAIETHENKEKADELEKIEKPKKPEKLEKVQKSEKIEKSEKPEEKKSSSKPKKVKKVIGNENALSADVSSSEKPEKIIEKLEEEKKTKTETAEEKKVEKIEENNKVVFDELGDVWTEAKPQKKSKKKTRKDN
- the LOC124176261 gene encoding uncharacterized protein LOC124176261 isoform X1 is translated as MNGRMSLVEQKRLQWAKEREEMARLSCASWGTTVKPVVNVIHDAVRSRMSTLAGVPELRRGCGSGIDSTKSVGRVAGETHLLRASLISLQDTTDVNDRGPNGPILRQRSPSLPPIYTRESGGSLQHTSKQVEVDQVGLRYQGPDHTQLNHHNSYPFHNHIRRKRYGDSPREELGGETSGYASDSAEVPLPAVADLLPNCKPPGSAMSENNLQNPTNYNCYVTPESSLPPSRRLSAVRGCTELRPRWGSLWGQELIRGDPPPPSWLERGLSRIDHTSQVLVINHESASSPDSSTTSSAGPDSNKTYLRGQNVPLDDGVLQEREVKRQKALELQNAIKHQLEERDRQRKEEKQQRLMEEQAEEERIKRERDKEKQRFEEEQRKFKEKEDTEHKKAEAMRQVLEAAERLAKEEKKYRRKHNNMLNLGKDENNINVDAAEPAMQSEICPNQISEKKFDHSPVTENTQSVNDGYYLKRENKELSHSSEYISGKESSLYNNIQEPKVNTIQLPVSSEIAIVLSGRLQDPEILNASNLQVNLVVTPTPTKSESVPNLFSVSNTPLSNVISPATISHASQHRYAKTTDTRLLTPSKYRTTIAREFGTQTDLEDMHNNACPYKEMSMKERKESLNTNRREIEKSTNTVLTEELSMKTLSRSKAQSRSSLEARPRWNANRPGTRYRTQSEKDPHYQRRLRLRRRQLDSSDDGSRSPSLERRKPTNLKSKNRNTMRRTIKLDSYDADLSMDSLNSIVPLKVDKNGKIHIENNKNNKKNKPQSNEIINDERSLSIKEGNEKLNTWYNREILLQLTTLRNGLAMKQKEWDPQRCLVSPSAEFE
- the LOC124176261 gene encoding histone-lysine N-methyltransferase, H3 lysine-79 specific isoform X2, with amino-acid sequence MNGRMSLVEQKRLQWAKEREEMARLSCASWGTTVKPVVNVIHDAVRSRMSTLAGVPELRRGCGSGIDSTKSVGRVAGETHLLRASLISLQDTTDVNDRGPNGPILRQRSPSLPPIYTRESGGSLQHTSKQVEVDQVGLRYQGPDHTQLNHHNSYPFHNHIRRKRYGDSPREELGGETSGYASDSAEVPLPAVADLLPNCKPPGSAMSENNLQNPTNYNCYVTPESSLPPSRRLSAVRGCTELRPRWGSLWGQELIRGDPPPPSWLERGLSRIDHTSQVLVINHESASSPDSSTTSSAGPDSNKTYLRGQNVPLDDGVLQEREVKRQKALELQNAIKHQLEERDRQRKEEKQQRLMEEQAEEERIKRERDKEKQRFEEEQRKFKEKEDTEHKKAEAMRQVLEAAERLAKEEKKYRRKHNNMLNLGKDENNINVDAAEPAMQSEICPNQISEKKFDHSPVTENTQSVNDGYYLKRENKELSHSSEYISGKESSLYNNIQEPKVNTIQLPVSSEIAIVLSGRLQDPEILNASNLQVNLVVTPTPTKSESVPNLFSVSNTPLSNVISPATISHASQHRYAKTTDTRLLTPSKYRTTIAREFGTQTDLEDMHNNACPYKEMSMKERKESLNTNRREIEKSTNTVLTEELSMKTLSRSKAQSRSSLEARPRWNANRRNSSTASVYFHFTIWVCTCPVYLWSRF